Proteins from a genomic interval of Mytilus trossulus isolate FHL-02 unplaced genomic scaffold, PNRI_Mtr1.1.1.hap1 h1tg000210l__unscaffolded, whole genome shotgun sequence:
- the LOC134701021 gene encoding coiled-coil domain-containing protein 1-like encodes MSEFQKAGTFDNPIEIVDDIIDVDDLSDDDISDDFTIIYDSEDEESHINCVSSDNIPINPHSDQEFVDDDDDDVLSLVLSSSDDDDDDVDVLSLVLSSSDDECAEPMFPDSTTMEKDILELNHTKQ; translated from the exons atgtctgaattTCAGAAAGCAGGAACTTTTGACAATCCAATAGAAATTGTTGATGATATCATTGATGTTGATGATTTAAGTGACGATGATATAAGTGATGATTTCACCATTATTTATGATAGTGAAGATGAGGAAAGTCATATTAATTGTGTATCCAGTGATAATATTCCTATTAATCCACATAGTGACCAAGAATTtgttgatgatgatgatgatgatgttcTTTCTTTAGTTTTATCCTCCtcagatgatgatgatgatgatgttgATGTTCTTTCTTTAGTTTTATCCTCTTCAGATGATGAATGTGCAGAGCCTATGTTTCCAG ATTCAACAACCATGGAAAAAGACATTCTGGAACTAAATCACACTAAACAGTAA
- the LOC134701002 gene encoding uncharacterized protein LOC134701002 isoform X1: protein MNTLVTIKDGDAVLRAQGKFGDNLTVGINSHNGKTWVHLRQTARNGQQKSFSIKAEEYIQLMRMVDAEAIKSLDESFEKQCESTGGGRSAQMSGTADLRGEDSATSEEEETASQETGLCGSVRRREGLREVCLDRQCISDTINILLRTPICSILTRDAIIKLPSNLLFKIYQRLGMDISEFQQTDLLFLVQEILWQRVVTIDNCNLFENMCCSLIRLGGNLTFRELSFLLRNYKLEFLDVLMELYPRNYWHDIISAIRRDRCVF from the exons ATGAATACTTTAGTAACTATCAAAGACGGTGATGCAGTTCTTAGAGCACAGGGGAAGTTTGGAGACAACTTGACCGTAGGGATAAATAGCCACAACGGAAAAACATGGGTCCATTTGAGACAAACAGCAAGAAATGGCCAACAGAAAAGCTTCTCTATTAAGGCGGAAGAATACATCCAACTCATGAGGATGGTAGATGCCGAGGCAATTAAATCGCTCGATGAAAGTTTTGAAAAACAG TGTGAGAGTACAGGAGGAGGAAGAAGCGCTCAGATGTCTGGAACAGCAGACCTCAGAGGAGAAGACTCAGCCACCTCAGAAGAAGAGGAAACTGCCAGCCAAGAGACTGGACTATGTGGATCTGTCAGACGACGAGAGGGATTGAGAGAAGTGTGCCTGGACAGGCAATGCATTTCAGACACCATCAATATTTTACTTCGTACACCAATATGCTCAATACTAACAAGAGACGCCATTATAAAACTTccatcaaatttattatttaagatTTATCAACGTTTGGGGATGGACATCAGCGAATTTCAACAGACagatttactttttttagtaCAAGAAATTTTATGGCAGAGAGTTGTAACAATTGACAATTGTAATctatttgaaaatatgtgttGTTCATTAATAAGATTAGGTGGGAATTTAACTTTTCGGGAACTTTCGTTTTTGTTAAGGAACTACAAATTGGAATTTTTGGATGTGTTGATGGAGCTTTACCCTCGTAACTACTGGCATGATATAATTAGTGCAATAAGGAGGGATCGttgtgtattttaa
- the LOC134701002 gene encoding uncharacterized protein LOC134701002 isoform X2 has translation MNTLVTIKDGDAVLRAQGKFGDNLTVGINSHNGKTWVHLRQTARNGQQKSFSIKAEEYIQLMRMVDAEAIKSLDESFEKQNSVRVQEEEEALRCLEQQTSEEKTQPPQKKRKLPAKRLDYVDLSDDERD, from the exons ATGAATACTTTAGTAACTATCAAAGACGGTGATGCAGTTCTTAGAGCACAGGGGAAGTTTGGAGACAACTTGACCGTAGGGATAAATAGCCACAACGGAAAAACATGGGTCCATTTGAGACAAACAGCAAGAAATGGCCAACAGAAAAGCTTCTCTATTAAGGCGGAAGAATACATCCAACTCATGAGGATGGTAGATGCCGAGGCAATTAAATCGCTCGATGAAAGTTTTGAAAAACAG aacagTGTGAGAGTACAGGAGGAGGAAGAAGCGCTCAGATGTCTGGAACAGCAGACCTCAGAGGAGAAGACTCAGCCACCTCAGAAGAAGAGGAAACTGCCAGCCAAGAGACTGGACTATGTGGATCTGTCAGACGACGAGAGGGATTGA